Proteins from one Mycobacterium sp. EPa45 genomic window:
- a CDS encoding nitroreductase family deazaflavin-dependent oxidoreductase, producing the protein MTENAELSPTDWVREQTEQILKQGTTDGVHIMDRPVVLYTTTGAKSGKKRYVPLMRVEENGKYAMVASKGGDPAHPSWYFNVKANPTVTAQDGDTTVTLTAREVSGEEREHWWKLAVEAYPPYAEYQTKTDRLIPVFVLE; encoded by the coding sequence ATGACTGAGAATGCGGAACTGAGCCCCACCGATTGGGTGCGCGAGCAGACCGAGCAGATTCTGAAACAAGGCACCACCGACGGCGTCCACATCATGGACCGCCCGGTGGTTCTGTACACCACCACCGGAGCCAAATCCGGCAAGAAGCGCTACGTGCCGCTGATGCGCGTCGAGGAAAATGGCAAGTACGCGATGGTCGCCTCCAAGGGCGGTGACCCGGCGCATCCGTCGTGGTACTTCAACGTCAAGGCGAATCCCACGGTCACGGCTCAGGATGGGGACACGACCGTCACTCTGACCGCTCGCGAGGTATCCGGTGAGGAGCGCGAGCACTGGTGGAAGCTGGCCGTCGAGGCCTACCCGCCGTACGCGGAGTACCAGACCAAGACCGACCGATTGATCCCGGTCTTCGTGCTCGAGTAG